Proteins encoded by one window of Nicotiana tabacum cultivar K326 chromosome 10, ASM71507v2, whole genome shotgun sequence:
- the LOC107771418 gene encoding putative callose synthase 8 isoform X3, which produces MAEIVLAEPIQESTSSTAASTSRRDYTTSNERPFTRSITFGRDHVPEPFDSEKLPVTLISEIQRFLRVANLIESEEPRVAYLCRFHAFEVAHNLDRNSNGRGVRQFKTALLQRLEQDEEVTLRKRKERTDLRELRRAYREYKDYIIKYGAESHLENRERLTKARAIASVLFEVLDTVSRAAGVQALAGSERRDAKSELFVSYNILPLDQGGIHHAIMQLPEIKVAVAAVRDVRGLPFLEDCQKHITNLDLFNWLQFCFGFQEGNVANQREHLILLLANAHVRQTQKQVLVPKLGDVAVDELMKKFFKNYTDWCKFLGRKSNIRVPYLKQEAQQYKLLYIGLYLLIWGEAANLRFMPECLCYIFHHMAYELHSMLIGAVSMTTGEKLMPAYQGNSESFLNNVVSPVYDVIYKEAMKSRNGTADHSTWRNYDDLNEFFWSPDCFQIGWPMRLDHDFFCIGSPTNRKVRKEKASVANQEGNKKDANEDEEMGILVDEVQEPKWLGKMNFVEIRSFWQIYRSFDRMWSFFILSLQAMIIMASHNLDSPLQVFDATVLEDVMSIFITSAVLKLVNAILDIIFTWKARCTVDPNQTLKHVLRVVVAMMWTIILPIYYASSRRKYTCYSTQSGSWLGEWCYSSYMVAVAFYLMTNAIDMVLFFVPVVGKYIETSNYRICMFLSWWTQPKLYVGRGMQERQVSLLKYTIFWMFLLISKFIFSYAFEIKPLISPTRQIMAIGVKNFDWHELFPKVKSNAGAIAAIWAPIVLVYFMDAQIWYSVYCSIFGGVYGILHHLGEIRTLGMLRSRFHTLPDAFNACLVPPQAKDTGNILKNWLIPLTFQKNFHFSEREKNNVVKFVLVWNQIISSFREEDVISDREMDLMKMPVFSELFSGRVCWPVFLLADKLSKALSIARDFEGKDEVLLRTIKKDTYMYMVVTECYESLKYILEILVVGDLERRVISGILDEIEESIQRSTLLKDLKMSELPVLNAKCITLLELLIEGNESHHNKVVLALQDIFELVTSDLMSNGSRTMELLYAHLQSGEEVAELFSWIEPPLFASKHSIHFPLPDSGSLMEKVKRFRLLLTVEDKALDIPTNLEARRRISFFATSLFMNMPNAPKVRNMLSFSVLTPHYMEEVKFSKKELNSRKQGVAILFYMKNIFPDEWENFLERMERERSDESNDELEEEERNWASFRGQTLSRTVRGMMYYRKALKLQAFLDMAEDDDILQGYDAIEKKNDTLSAQLEALADMKFTHVVSCQIYGSQKNSGDPQAKDILDLMIRYPSLRVAYVEEKEEITADKPRKVYSSILVKAVNGFDQEVYRIKLPGPPNIGEGKPENQNHSIIFTRGEALQTIDMNQDSYLEEALKVRNILQEFLKDHGRRHPTVLGMREHIFTGSVSSLAWFMSYQETSFVTIGQRLLANPLRVRFHYGHPDLFDRVFHLTRGGISKASKTINLSEDVFAGFNTTLRRGYVMYLEYMQVGKGRDVGLNQISKFEAKVANGNSEQTISRDIYRLGHRFDFFRMLSCYFTTVGFYFNSLVRL; this is translated from the exons ATGGCAGAAATTGTTCTTGCAGAACCAATTCAAGAAAGTACTTCTTCTACTGCTGCTAGTACCAGCAGAAGAGATTATACCACAAGCAATGAAAGACCCTTCACTAGATCAATCACTTTCGGGCGAGATCATGTGCCTGAGCCCTTTGACAGTGAGAAGTTGCCAGTCACTTTGATTTCAGAGATTCAACGATTTCTTCGAGTAGCTAATCTTATTGAGTCAGAGGAGCCTCGTGTCGCTTATCTTT GTCGTTTTCATGCTTTTGAAGTAGCGCATAACTTGGACAGGAATTCGAATGGCCGAGGAGTACGGCAGTTTAAAACTGCTCTTCTTCAACGGCTTGAACAG GATGAAGAAGTTACTCTCAGGAAAAGGAAGGAAAGGACTGATTTACGTGAACTTAGACGTGCTTATCGCGAGTATAAAGACTACATCATCAAATATGGTGCAGAGAGTCATCTAGAAAATAG AGAAAGGCTGACTAAAGCACGTGCCATTGCTTCAGTGTTGTTTGAAGTATTGGATACAGTTTCCAGAGCAGCAGGTGTTCAG GCTCTAGCTGGGAGTGAGAGGCGCGATGCCAAATCTGAACTCTTTGTGTCGTATAACATTCTTCCTCTTGATCAAGGAGGAATTCATCATGCAATCATGCAACTCCCCGAG ATTAAAGTTGCGGTTGCAGCAGTTCGTGATGTTCGTGGTTTGCCTTTCCTGGAAGATTGTCAAAAACACATAACCAACCTGGATTTGTTCAATTGGCTCCAGTTTTGCTTTGGATTTCAA GAAGGAAATGTAGCCAATCAGAGAGAGCATTTAATTTTATTACTTGCTAATGCGCATGTTCGGCAGACTCAGAAGCAAGTATTAGTACCCAAG CTAGGGGATGTTGCCGTTGATGAGCTGATGAAGaagttttttaaaaattatacagATTGGTGCAAATTCTTGGGACGAAAAAGCAATATTAG GGTTCCATATTTGAAACAGGAGGCTCAGCAATACAAACTTCTGTATATAGGTCTCTATCTTCTGATATGGGGAGAGGCTGCTAATTTAAGATTTATGCCAGAATGTCTGTGTTACATATTTCACCAT ATGGCATATGAGTTGCACAGCATGCTAATTGGTGCTGTAAGCATGACAACTGGAGAAAAGCTCATGCCAGCTTACCAGGGAAATTCCGAATCTTTTCTGAACAACGTAGTGTCTCCAGTGTATGATGTCATATATAAG GAAGCAATGAAAAGCAGAAATGGAACAGCTGATCACTCGACATGGAGGAACTATGATGATCTGAATGAGTTCTTTTG GTCTCCAGATTGTTTTCAAATAGGTTGGCCCATGCGCCTGGACCATGATTTCTTTTGTATAGGATCTCCAACTAATCGCAAAGTTCGAAAAGAAAAGGCTTCTGTTGCCAACCAAGAAGGCAACAAAAAGGATGCTAATGAAGATGAAGAAATGGGG ATCCTAGTGGATGAGGTGCAGGAACCAAAGTGGCTGGGGAAGATGAATTTTGTAGAAATCCGCTCATTTTGGCAGATTTACAGAAGCTTTGACAGGATGTGGAGCTTTTTTATCCTATCACTTCAG GCAATGATAATTATGGCATCTCACAATTTGGATTCTCCTCTACAAGTCTTTGATGCAACAGTACTCGAGGATGTTATGAGTATCTTCATCACATCAGCGGTTCTTAAACTTGTAAATG CTATTCTTGATATCATCTTTACATGGAAAGCTCGATGTACAGTGGACCCCAATCAAACTCTGAAACATGTGCTGAGGGTGGTTGTTGCTATGATGTGGACCATCATTCTTCCCATATATTATGCTAGTTCTCGTAGAAAATATACTTGTTATTCAACGCAAAGTGGGAGTTGGCTTGGAGAGTGGTGCTATTCTTCCTATATGGTAGCAGTTGCATTCTACTTGATGACCAATGCAATTGACATGGTTCTATTTTTTGTGCCTGTGGTTGGAAAGTATATCGAGACCTCCAATTACCGGATATGCATGTTCTTATCCTGGTGGACTCAG CCTAAGCTATATGTTGGGCGAGGAATGCAAGAAAGACAAGTCTCCCTTCTAAA GTATACCATTTTTTGGATGTTCTTGTTAATAAGCAAATTCATATTTAGCTACGCATTTGAG ATAAAACCACTTATATCACCTACAAGACAGATCATGGCAATCGGAGTGAAAAATTTCGACTGGCACGAGCTTTTCCCGAAAG TCAAGAGCAATGCTGGAGCAATAGCTGCTATATGGGCTCCAATTGTACTT GTATATTTCATGGATGCACAAATCTGGTATTCTGTTTACTGTTCCATCTTTGGCGGAGTGTATGGAATCCTCCACCATCTTGGTGAG ATTCGGACGCTAGGAATGCTGAGAAGTAGATTTCACACGTTACCTGATGCTTTCAATGCTTGTCTTGTCCCACCCCAAGCAAAAGATACTGGAAACATTCTAAAGAATTGGCTCATCCCTCTGACGTTCCAAAAG AACTTTCACTTTTCAGAAAGGGAAAAGAACAACGTCGTAAAGTTTGTTCTTGTATGGAACCAAATCATCAGTAGCTTCCGGGAGGAGGACGTGATAAGTGACAG GGAGATGGATTTGATGAAAATGCCTGTATTTTCAGAATTATTCTCTGGTCGAGTTTGTTGGCCTGTTTTTCTTTTAGCAGATAAG CTTTCGAAAGCACTAAGTATTGCACGAGACTTTGAGGGAAAGGATGAAGTGCTTTTAAGAACAATAAAGAAGGACACGTACATGTACATGGTTGTGACAGAGTGTTATGAATCACTGAAATACATCCTCGAAATTCTTGTTGTTGGTGACCTTGAGAGAAG GGTCATTTCTGGCATATTAGATGAGATTGAGGAAAGTATTCAAAGATCAACACTTCTCAAGGACTTGAAAATGAGTGAATTACCGGTTCTAAATGCTAAGTGTATTACCTTGCTTGAGCTTCTG ATTGAGGGAAATGAAAGCCACCATAATAAAGTCGTATTGGCACTTCAAGATATCTTTGAGCTCGTAACAAGTGATTTGATGTCAAATGGATCAAG AACAATGGAGTTACTTTATGCTCACCTGCAAAGTGGGGAAGAGGTCGCTGAACTTTTCAGTTGGATTGAACCACCACTGTTTGCATCTAAGCATTCAATCCATTTTCCATTGCCAGATAGTGGTTCTTTAATGGAAAAG GTCAAGCGGTTCCGTTTACTGCTTACTGTCGAAGATAAAGCACTGGATATACCGACGAACTTGGAGGCTCGCAGGCGGATTTCCTTTTTCGCCACTTCTCTGTTTATGAACATGCCTAATGCCCCAAAGGTGCGGAACATGTTATCATTCAG TGTTTTAACTCCACACTACATGGAGGAAGTTAAATTTTCAAAGAAGGAGCTCAATTCAAGAAAACAAGGGGTCGCTATCCTTTTCTATATGAAAAACATATTTCCAG ATGAATGGGAAAACTTTTTGGAGCGCATGGAAAGGGAAAGATCAGATGAATCTAATGAtgaactcgaagaagaagaacgaaATTGGGCTTCTTTCCGAGGGCAAACTCTAAGCAGAACAG TCCGAGGAATGATGTATTACAGGAAAGCGCTGAAGTTGCAAGCTTTTCTTGACATGGCTGAGGATGATG ATATCCTCCAAGGTTATGatgcaattgagaagaaaaatgataCATTATCAGCTCAACTTGAAGCCTTAGCAGACATGAAATTTACACATGTTGTGTCTTGTCAAATATATGGATCACAGAAGAACTCTGGCGACCCTCAGGCCAAAGACATACTTGATTTGATGATAAG GTACCCTTCCTTGCGTGTTGCTTATGTTGAGGAGAAAGAAGAAATTACGGCAGACAAGCCGCGAAAAGTTTATTCATCTATTCTAGTTAAAGCTGTTAACGGTTTTGACCAG GAAGTATACCGCATAAAGCTTCCTGGCCCACCAAATATTGGAGAGGGGAAACCGGAAAATCAaaatcattccataattttcaCACGTGGTGAAGCTCTCCAAACCATTGACATGAACCAG GATAGCTATTTAGAAGAAGCTTTGAAAGTGCGAAATATCTTGCAAGAGTTCCTGAAAGATCATGGTCGGCGGCATCCCACGGTACTTGGCATGAGAGAGCACATATTTACAGGAAG TGTTTCTTCTTTAGCTTGGTTTATGTCCTATCAAGAGACCAGTTTTGTTACCATTGGCCAGAGGCTTCTGGCTAATCCACTCAG GGTCAGGTTCCATTATGGGCACCCGGATTTGTTTGACCGAGTATTTCATTTGACAAGAGGTGGCATTAGCAAAGCATCCAAAACAATCAACTTGAGCGAAGATGTTTTTGCAG GATTTAACACAACTCTGAGACGGGGATATGTCATGTATCTTGAGTACATGCAAGTCGGAAAAGGCCGTGATGTAGGCCTTAACCAGATTTCAAAGTTTGAAGCTAAAGTTGCCAATGGAAACAGCGAACAAACAATCAGCCGTGATATATACCGCCTTGGTCATAGATTTGACTTCTTCCGAATGCTCTCGTGTTATTTTACAACCGTTGGCTTCTACTTCAACAGCCTG GTTAGACTGTGA